One window of the Mytilus galloprovincialis chromosome 14, xbMytGall1.hap1.1, whole genome shotgun sequence genome contains the following:
- the LOC143059039 gene encoding ras-related protein Rab-5C-like yields the protein MLKSRQTSPNIVIALAGNKSDLANKRMVEFDKAQAYAEENGLLFMETSAKTAMNVKEIFLAIAKKLLENGSGGAGQQPLDGYIYLTETLERSEERGGCCNMCKQQ from the exons ATGTTAAAGAGCCGGCAAACTAGTCCAAACATTGTTATTGCTTTAGCAGGAAACAAGTCAGATTTGGCCAACAAAAGAATGGTAGAATTTGAT aAAGCACAAGCGTATGCTGAAGAAAACGGTTTATTATTTATGGAAACATCAGCTAAGACAGCCATgaatgtaaaagaaatatttttggcaATAG CAAAGAAATTACTTGAAAACGGGTCAGGTGGAGCAGGTCAACAACCACTTGATGGATATATATACTTAACTGAAACACTTGAGAGGTCAGAAGAACGCGGTGGATGTTGCAATATGTGCAAGCAACAATAA